GGAGTTCATCGACGACTCCTACGACATCTCGGCGTGTGCGGGGACGGAGTGCGTGATCCGCCTCGCGTACTCGACCGATGTCGGTGTTGCGATGAAGGGCTGGGTCGTGGACGACTTGAAGGTCGCCGGTGACGACGGGAAGACCTACTTCGACGACGATGGCGAGAGCCAACGGCCCTACCTGTTCGACGGCTGGACCCGCTTCGCGACCGGCCCGACCGCGTTCGACCATGGGTACTACGTCGAGCTCCGCGACCGTGTCGGGAACGACTTCGACTCGGCGGGGCAGGGCGACCGGCATCCGATCAACTGGATCCCGGGGATCTCGATCTGGTACACGGACGAGGCCCACGGCTACGGCAACAACGGTGTCGCCGACCCGCCGGCGCAAACCGTGATGGATCCGCGCAGCCAGGCCGCGAACAACACGCCAAACCTCCGAGACGCGTCGTTCTTCCCGCTGCCGGGCCTCAACCGTTTCTCCGACAAGGCATGGACCGACAACTACGCCGCGGCAGAGGGCGGGCCGTGGCGGTTCGCCTACGACTGCTTCGGCGTGAGCGTTGGTTCGATCTCCGGCCTCGGGAAGCTCGGGACGGCCAAGGCGACGATCTCGCTGAGCTCCTCGCCCAAGAACTGCGTGAAGGTGCTGAGCGCATCCCAGGGCAAACCGAAGCCGGTCTCGGCCCCGAAGCCGGCGCCGGCAGGGAAGCCGCTTCCGGCCACCGGGGTACCGAGCGCGCCGGTATGGATCGGGGTTCTGTCGCTCTGCGGAGCCCTGGCGGTGCGTCGCTGGGCGGTTCGAACGGCCCGGACCGGCTGAGCGAACGATGATCACAGAGGGGCCCCCACGCGGGGCCTCTCTCATTTCTGCAGGTCAGACGTTCGTGTCGTACCCAGCTGCTACCTTCGGATCGTTCCACAGCACCGCCGACAAGGGGAGAGCGATGGAAGCCAAGGACGGCCGGATCGACCTCACGGGCATGCTGATCTCCTGCGATGACTGCCGGATGCAGAACACGGACGCATGCAACGACTGCCTCGTGACCTTCCTGCTCGATCGACCCGATGGGGCCGTGGTGTTCGACGCCGCCGAGGAGCGCGCCCTGCGCGAGATGAACAAGGCCGGCCTCCTTCCGCCCGTCCAGTGGCAGGGTCGATCCGAGACCGGCTAGCCAGACCCCCAGGGCCCGTGGCGGGCAGCGGCCGCCCGCCCGGCCCTCCCAACGTGCTTGCGACCCCCTACCGCCCTGGGTTTGAATGCCGGGCGTGAGCAGCGCATTCGCTTCAGTGACCCCATCCCACAACGTGGGAGCCGACCGTTGATCAAGCTTCGGGTGGTCGGCTCCTCGAACGACCTCGAGAACCTCATCCTCACCTCGCGCAAGCAAGGCCGCCGGGGGAGCCACGTCGTTCCGATCGACGAGAAGATGTTCCGAACGCTCGAGGACGTCGTTCGGAAGCGCCGCGCCAAGCAGAAGGGCGAACAGCCGGCCCGGCGGGTCTCGGCCGATTCCAAGCTGGCGCCTCGCGACGTGCAGCGGCTCCTGCGTGCCGGGAAACCGGTCGAACAGGTCGCGAAGCAGGCCGGGGTGGACGTCGCCTGGATCGAACGCTTCCTGGGGCCGGTTCTCGATGAACGGGCCGTCGCGATCCGGGACTCACAGAACGCGCGGCTCGAGAAGCCGCGCCTGGGCCTGTCGAGCCTCCCGCTCGGGGAGGCGGTCGCACGCAACCTGCGCGCTCGCCGGGTCCGGATATCCGACGACGAGCTCAAGGCCGCTTGGGATGCGTCGCGCTCCGACTCGCAGCCGTGGGTGATCTCGCTGACGTTCCCGTACCGGGGGAAGGAGCAGCGCGCTGTGTGGCGATTCGACCCGCGGACGGGCGAGGTCTCTGCGGGGAACCGGCTCGGAAGCGATGTCGGCTGGGTCGCGGACTCGCGACGCCCGGCCGCTCCGTCGAGCGCTTCGCGTCCTCGCCCGGCTGCGAAGCGGCCCGCGGCAAAGAAGACAGCCGCGAAGAAAGCCCCCGCGAGGAAGTCCGCCGCGACGAAGCGGCGCGCGGCGCCGAAGCGCAAGGTCGCGAAGAAGACGACGGCGAGGCGGCGCACGCCCGCGAGGCGGCGAACGACCACCAAGCGGCGGACGCCCGCAAAGCGGCGCGCAACCCCGAAACGGCGGACGACCACCAAGCGCGCGGCACCGAAGCGGCGCGCACCGGCCCGGAAGGCCGCTCCCAAGCGCCGGGCGCCGGTGAAGCGGCGGACCACAGCACGGCGGGCTTCGAAGCGCGGCAGGCGCTAGCCTCTCCGCGCGATGGACGACGGTCAGTCCCGCAAGCTCTTGCTCGTCTACGACGGGTCTTCCGTCGGCGATCGCGCACTCCGCACGGCGGTGGAGCGGGCCCTCGAGCTGCAGGCAAGCGTCACCGTTCTCGGCGTCGTTCCCCCGCGCCTATGGCGGGCGAAACAGGGCCAGTTCGTGATCCCGCCCGAGAAGCACGACGAGGAGTTCGCGCACGAGCAGATCCGCCGCGCCCGGCACGCCTTCGGTGAGGCTG
This Actinomycetota bacterium DNA region includes the following protein-coding sequences:
- the sepH gene encoding septation protein SepH, which translates into the protein MIKLRVVGSSNDLENLILTSRKQGRRGSHVVPIDEKMFRTLEDVVRKRRAKQKGEQPARRVSADSKLAPRDVQRLLRAGKPVEQVAKQAGVDVAWIERFLGPVLDERAVAIRDSQNARLEKPRLGLSSLPLGEAVARNLRARRVRISDDELKAAWDASRSDSQPWVISLTFPYRGKEQRAVWRFDPRTGEVSAGNRLGSDVGWVADSRRPAAPSSASRPRPAAKRPAAKKTAAKKAPARKSAATKRRAAPKRKVAKKTTARRRTPARRRTTTKRRTPAKRRATPKRRTTTKRAAPKRRAPARKAAPKRRAPVKRRTTARRASKRGRR
- a CDS encoding universal stress protein — protein: MDDGQSRKLLLVYDGSSVGDRALRTAVERALELQASVTVLGVVPPRLWRAKQGQFVIPPEKHDEEFAHEQIRRARHAFGEAGVHSEGRVRTGPPVAVISEEAAHGYVMVVLATRPTPTGAPDLAMLVTVPEGTELLAVT